A single genomic interval of Amycolatopsis albispora harbors:
- a CDS encoding xanthine dehydrogenase family protein molybdopterin-binding subunit: MATPTTNESGQGTGSGFGRRGFLAFLVAAPTLTIAADLAVDQQAEAQLPSLPGPADIVDLGDVLILAGAPTSHMLVLEVAEDGRIRLQLPRAEVGQGITTAVAMLVADELGVPLSQVEVPLSDARSELLFNQLTGGSNTIRSVYGPVRAAAAAARARLVTAAAEKFGGDAAKYSVRGGSVVAPDGRSATFGSLTTAAAKVQRSAVGAEPKAESEYRLVGKPTSRIDALAMVTGKKQYTLDLDVPGALPTVLKRPPTIRGTVKSFDDSVARTMPGVVDIVAVDSGVAVIAETFGQAINAKDKLKVTWNKGTVDELSDADIRKKLRAAALPFAVPPVLTQHVDAEFDFAFVSHAPLETNSAIADVRADRAEIWSSLKSPIVAKQTIAREIGLPENKVTVHVVQGGGSFGRRLFFDGALEAAKVSKKAGRPVKLMWTRIDDMRHGRARAATHHKVRATFALGNVLSYEHRVASIETDFRHGLGEILTATAAHLPVGGNLSFAQTVFLTTVKVPYNFGVVTELLNEVPLPMNTASWRSVYSATTRGAEEIVVDEIAKKLGKDPYQFRRASLKDDKQRAVLDKVAEAGNWGKKMPAGFAQGIAFHEEYKSRTACLVEIDARDPKKPRVTKATIAVDVGRPINPRGLEAQMLGGLTDAISTVLTAGLHLEKGLPLEGSYSQFHYARQKNSPPDVQVFVLPANGEPGGAGELGVPAAVGAIANAYARATGTQPRSFPINFDVDFEPFPR, translated from the coding sequence ATGGCTACCCCCACCACGAACGAAAGCGGCCAGGGAACGGGTTCGGGCTTCGGCCGGCGCGGTTTCCTGGCCTTCCTGGTCGCCGCCCCGACCCTGACCATCGCCGCCGATCTCGCCGTCGACCAGCAGGCCGAGGCCCAGCTTCCCAGCCTGCCCGGCCCCGCCGACATCGTCGACCTCGGGGACGTGCTGATCCTGGCCGGCGCCCCCACCTCGCACATGCTCGTGCTCGAAGTCGCCGAGGACGGCCGGATCCGGCTCCAGCTGCCGCGGGCCGAAGTCGGCCAGGGCATCACCACCGCGGTCGCGATGCTGGTCGCCGACGAGCTCGGCGTGCCACTGTCCCAAGTGGAGGTTCCGCTCTCGGACGCCCGCTCCGAGCTGTTGTTCAACCAGCTGACCGGTGGTTCGAACACCATCCGCTCGGTGTACGGGCCGGTGCGCGCGGCCGCCGCGGCCGCCCGCGCCAGGCTGGTCACCGCGGCCGCCGAGAAGTTCGGCGGCGACGCCGCGAAGTACAGCGTGCGCGGCGGTTCGGTCGTCGCGCCGGACGGCCGGTCGGCCACGTTCGGCTCGCTCACCACGGCCGCGGCCAAGGTCCAGCGTTCCGCGGTGGGCGCCGAGCCCAAGGCCGAGTCGGAATACCGCCTGGTCGGCAAGCCGACCTCCCGCATCGACGCGCTCGCCATGGTCACCGGCAAGAAGCAGTACACATTGGACCTCGACGTGCCGGGCGCGCTGCCGACCGTGCTCAAGCGGCCACCGACGATCCGCGGCACGGTGAAGTCCTTCGACGACTCGGTCGCCCGCACCATGCCGGGCGTGGTCGACATCGTGGCCGTCGACAGCGGCGTCGCGGTCATCGCGGAGACCTTCGGCCAGGCGATCAACGCCAAGGACAAGCTCAAGGTCACCTGGAACAAGGGCACCGTGGACGAGCTGTCCGACGCCGACATCAGGAAGAAGCTGCGCGCCGCGGCCCTGCCCTTCGCCGTGCCGCCGGTGCTCACCCAGCACGTGGACGCGGAGTTCGACTTCGCCTTCGTCAGCCACGCCCCGCTGGAGACGAACTCCGCGATCGCCGACGTCCGCGCCGACCGCGCCGAGATCTGGTCGTCGCTGAAGTCGCCGATCGTGGCCAAGCAGACCATCGCCCGCGAAATCGGGCTGCCGGAGAACAAGGTGACCGTGCACGTCGTGCAGGGCGGCGGCTCCTTCGGCCGGCGGCTGTTCTTCGACGGCGCGCTCGAGGCGGCCAAGGTGTCGAAGAAGGCGGGCCGCCCGGTCAAGCTGATGTGGACGCGCATCGACGACATGCGTCACGGCCGCGCCCGCGCGGCCACCCACCACAAGGTGCGCGCCACCTTCGCGCTGGGCAACGTGCTCAGCTACGAGCACCGCGTCGCCAGCATCGAGACCGACTTCCGCCACGGCCTCGGCGAGATCCTCACCGCGACCGCGGCGCACCTGCCGGTGGGAGGCAACCTCAGCTTCGCGCAGACGGTGTTCCTGACCACGGTCAAGGTGCCCTACAACTTCGGCGTGGTCACCGAGTTGCTCAACGAGGTGCCGCTGCCGATGAACACCGCCAGCTGGCGGTCGGTGTACTCGGCCACCACCCGCGGTGCCGAGGAGATCGTGGTCGACGAGATCGCGAAGAAGCTCGGCAAGGACCCGTACCAGTTCCGGCGCGCCTCGCTCAAGGACGACAAGCAGCGCGCGGTGCTGGACAAGGTCGCCGAAGCCGGGAACTGGGGCAAGAAGATGCCCGCCGGGTTCGCGCAGGGCATCGCCTTCCACGAGGAGTACAAGTCGCGCACCGCCTGCCTGGTCGAGATCGACGCCCGGGACCCGAAGAAGCCGCGGGTCACCAAGGCCACCATCGCGGTCGACGTGGGCAGGCCGATCAACCCGCGCGGGCTCGAGGCGCAGATGCTCGGCGGGCTGACCGACGCCATCTCCACCGTGCTCACCGCGGGCCTGCACCTGGAAAAGGGCCTGCCGCTCGAGGGCAGCTACTCGCAGTTCCACTACGCGCGGCAGAAGAACAGCCCGCCCGACGTGCAGGTTTTTGTGCTGCCCGCGAACGGGGAACCCGGCGGCGCCGGCGAGCTGGGCGTGCCCGCCGCGGTCGGCGCGATCGCGAACGCCTACGCCAGGGCGACCGGCACCCAACCGCGCAGCTTCCCGATCAATTTCGACGTCGACTTCGAACCGTTCCCCCGCTGA
- a CDS encoding GreA/GreB family elongation factor: MPSTGSDQGGTQLSPAARERLEGELARLREQRAVNAPNFRDEDPIGDSADQADVIERAETTAWIDRRIREVTDLLTHGKSQTSPSKEGLLPDGTEVTLRFADGDEETMRVVEFADEATAPDASALTSDSPLGRALVGHKTGDTITYRTPGGDLSAEIVALKLPA, encoded by the coding sequence ATGCCGAGTACCGGAAGTGACCAGGGCGGAACCCAGCTGAGCCCCGCCGCCAGGGAGCGTCTGGAGGGGGAACTCGCGCGCCTGCGTGAACAGCGTGCCGTGAACGCGCCCAACTTCCGGGACGAGGACCCGATCGGTGACAGCGCGGACCAGGCGGACGTGATCGAGCGCGCGGAGACCACGGCGTGGATCGACCGGCGCATCCGCGAGGTGACCGACCTGCTGACGCACGGCAAGAGCCAGACTTCGCCGAGCAAGGAAGGCCTGCTGCCGGACGGCACGGAGGTCACCCTGCGCTTCGCCGACGGCGACGAGGAGACCATGCGGGTGGTCGAGTTCGCCGATGAGGCGACCGCGCCGGACGCGTCCGCGCTGACCAGCGACAGCCCGCTCGGGCGGGCACTGGTCGGCCACAAAACCGGCGACACGATCACCTACCGCACACCGGGCGGTGACCTGAGCGCCGAGATCGTCGCGCTGAAGCTGCCCGCCTGA
- a CDS encoding (2Fe-2S)-binding protein, giving the protein MPNYTFSVNGKTVTVDAPADLPLLWALRDKLGVKGPKYGCGIDVCKACTSHLDGEAINPCVTPIAEVEGREVTTIEGLADGDKLHPVQEAWLEMDVAQCGYCQPGQIMATVALLKKNPNPTDAEIDAIENVCRCGTYFRIREAIKRAAAK; this is encoded by the coding sequence GTGCCCAACTACACCTTTTCCGTGAACGGGAAAACCGTCACCGTCGACGCGCCCGCCGACCTGCCGCTGCTGTGGGCGCTGCGGGACAAGCTCGGCGTAAAGGGGCCGAAGTATGGCTGCGGCATCGACGTGTGCAAGGCGTGCACCAGCCACCTCGACGGCGAGGCGATCAATCCGTGCGTGACCCCGATCGCCGAGGTCGAAGGCCGTGAGGTCACCACGATCGAAGGACTCGCCGACGGCGACAAGCTGCACCCGGTGCAGGAAGCCTGGCTGGAGATGGACGTGGCGCAGTGCGGGTACTGCCAGCCGGGGCAGATCATGGCCACCGTCGCGCTGCTGAAGAAGAACCCGAACCCGACCGACGCCGAGATCGACGCGATCGAGAACGTCTGCCGCTGCGGGACCTACTTCCGGATCAGGGAGGCCATCAAACGCGCCGCGGCGAAGTGA
- a CDS encoding Tex family protein, with amino-acid sequence MATSSGTVSIERKIAEELGVAERQVTAAVGLLDGGATVPFIARYRKEATGMLDDTQLRTLEDRLRYLRELEDRRTAVLDSIRSQGKLDEALEAQILAADSKARLEDIYLPYKPKRRTKAQIAREAGLEPLADGLLNEPDTDPQAAAAAFVDADKGVADPQAALDGARAILVERFAEDADLLGELREKMWTGGRLRSKVRQGKEEEGAKFADYFDFSEPYTKLPSHRILAMFRGEKEEILDLTMEPDETPEGEVITGPGEFEVRIAQRFGIADKGRAADTWLLGCVRWAWRTKILLHLGIDLRMRLRQSAEDDAVAVFAANLRDLLLAAPAGSRATMGLDPGFRTGVKVAVVDATGKVVAHDTIYPHQPANRWDESLAKLAKLAHEHKVELIAIGNGTASRETDKLAGDLIKKFADLKLTKVMVSEAGASVYSASAFAAQELPSLDVSIRGAVSIARRLQDPLAELVKIDPKSIGVGQYQHDLSEVSLSRSLDAVVEDCVNGVGVDVNTASAPLLTRVSGIGSSLAESIVAHRDQNGPFRSRTALKEVPRLGPKAFEQCAGFLRIPGGDDPLDSSAVHPEAYPVVRRILSATGTELPALIGNTPVLKKLDPAKFVDDTFGLPTVTDILSELDKPGRDPRPAFKTATFADGVDKLSDLKPGMTLEGVVTNVAAFGAFIDVGVHQDGLAHVSALSKNFVKDPREVVKPGDIVRVKVLDVDVPRKRISLTLRLDDEITPGGRPERGAGPNERRQQPRRQGGGGGGQRRGGNDRGGNSGGGGALADALKRAGYR; translated from the coding sequence TTGGCTACTTCCAGCGGCACGGTCAGCATCGAGCGCAAGATCGCCGAGGAGCTCGGCGTGGCGGAGCGGCAGGTCACCGCCGCGGTGGGGTTGCTCGACGGCGGCGCGACGGTGCCGTTCATCGCGCGGTACCGCAAAGAGGCCACCGGCATGCTGGACGACACCCAGCTCCGCACCCTCGAGGACCGCCTCCGCTACCTCCGCGAGCTCGAGGACCGCCGCACCGCGGTGCTCGACTCGATCCGCTCGCAGGGCAAGCTCGACGAGGCGCTCGAGGCGCAGATCCTCGCCGCCGACTCGAAGGCGCGCCTCGAGGACATCTACCTCCCCTACAAGCCCAAGCGCCGCACCAAGGCGCAGATCGCGCGCGAGGCCGGGCTGGAGCCGCTGGCCGACGGCCTGCTGAACGAGCCGGACACCGATCCCCAGGCCGCGGCCGCCGCCTTCGTCGACGCCGACAAGGGCGTCGCCGACCCGCAGGCCGCGCTGGACGGTGCGCGCGCCATCCTGGTCGAGCGCTTCGCCGAGGACGCGGACCTGCTCGGCGAGCTGCGCGAGAAGATGTGGACCGGCGGCCGCCTCCGCTCGAAGGTCCGCCAGGGCAAGGAGGAAGAAGGCGCCAAGTTCGCCGACTACTTCGACTTCTCCGAGCCGTACACCAAGCTCCCCTCACACCGGATCCTGGCCATGTTCCGCGGTGAGAAGGAGGAGATCCTCGACCTCACCATGGAGCCGGACGAGACCCCCGAGGGCGAGGTCATCACCGGGCCCGGCGAGTTCGAGGTACGCATCGCGCAGCGCTTCGGCATCGCGGACAAGGGCCGCGCCGCGGACACCTGGCTGCTGGGCTGCGTTCGCTGGGCCTGGCGCACCAAGATCCTTCTGCACCTGGGCATCGACCTGCGGATGCGGTTGCGTCAGTCTGCCGAGGACGACGCGGTGGCCGTGTTCGCCGCCAACCTGCGTGACCTGCTGCTCGCCGCGCCGGCCGGCAGTCGCGCCACGATGGGCCTCGACCCCGGCTTCCGCACCGGCGTCAAGGTGGCCGTGGTGGACGCGACCGGCAAGGTCGTCGCCCACGACACCATCTACCCGCACCAGCCGGCCAACCGCTGGGACGAGTCGCTGGCCAAGCTCGCCAAGCTGGCGCACGAGCACAAGGTCGAGCTGATCGCCATCGGCAACGGCACCGCCTCGCGGGAGACCGACAAGCTGGCGGGCGACCTGATCAAGAAGTTCGCCGACCTCAAGCTCACCAAGGTGATGGTCTCCGAGGCGGGCGCCTCGGTGTACTCGGCCTCGGCCTTCGCCGCGCAGGAACTGCCCTCGCTGGACGTGTCCATCCGCGGGGCGGTCTCCATTGCCCGCCGCCTGCAAGACCCACTGGCCGAGCTGGTCAAGATCGACCCGAAGTCCATCGGGGTCGGCCAGTACCAGCACGACCTGTCCGAGGTCTCGCTGTCGCGCTCGCTCGACGCGGTGGTCGAGGACTGTGTGAACGGCGTGGGCGTGGACGTCAACACCGCGTCCGCGCCGCTGCTCACGCGCGTGTCCGGTATCGGGTCGAGCCTCGCCGAGAGCATCGTCGCGCACCGCGACCAGAACGGGCCGTTCCGCTCGCGCACCGCGCTGAAGGAGGTACCGCGGCTCGGGCCGAAGGCCTTCGAGCAGTGCGCGGGCTTCCTCCGCATCCCCGGTGGTGACGACCCGCTCGACAGCTCCGCGGTGCACCCCGAGGCCTATCCGGTGGTCCGCCGCATCCTGTCGGCCACCGGCACGGAACTGCCCGCGCTGATCGGCAACACGCCGGTGCTCAAGAAGCTCGACCCGGCCAAGTTCGTCGACGACACCTTCGGCCTGCCCACGGTCACCGACATCCTGAGCGAGCTGGACAAGCCCGGCCGCGACCCGCGTCCGGCGTTCAAGACCGCCACCTTCGCGGACGGCGTGGACAAGCTGTCCGACCTCAAGCCGGGCATGACGCTGGAAGGCGTGGTCACCAACGTCGCGGCGTTCGGCGCCTTCATCGACGTCGGCGTGCACCAGGACGGGCTCGCGCACGTGTCGGCGCTGTCGAAGAACTTCGTCAAGGACCCGCGTGAGGTGGTCAAGCCGGGTGACATCGTGCGGGTGAAGGTGCTGGACGTGGACGTGCCGCGCAAGCGCATCTCGCTCACGCTGCGCCTCGACGACGAGATCACGCCGGGTGGCCGCCCGGAGCGGGGTGCCGGTCCGAACGAACGCCGTCAGCAGCCCCGGCGGCAGGGCGGCGGTGGCGGTGGCCAGCGGCGTGGCGGCAACGACCGCGGCGGCAACAGCGGCGGAGGTGGTGCACTGGCGGACGCACTCAAGCGCGCCGGCTACCGCTGA
- a CDS encoding TetR/AcrR family transcriptional regulator has translation MSTPGWPVAGKSPAILAAFTRSVAERGYDGTNFGDIAGELGISKGTIVHHFGTKDRLLAALHESYMQRRLAEARLIRQRLTTPPEQLAGLLFAFMLYQVHDRAATVAFQREIARLAEHDSMAEGVRLREEYLALVRSVLTAGQEAGDFREGDFRLRSLLMFGSAHWAWTWFDPNGPDSAEQVGACFADLVLGGLLTRPEQLAALTSLDGPVLAVVRDCLG, from the coding sequence ATGAGCACCCCGGGATGGCCGGTCGCTGGCAAGTCACCGGCCATCCTGGCCGCCTTCACCCGGAGCGTGGCCGAACGCGGCTACGACGGCACCAACTTCGGCGACATCGCCGGCGAGCTGGGCATTTCCAAGGGCACCATCGTGCACCACTTCGGCACGAAGGACCGCCTGCTCGCCGCGCTGCACGAGTCGTACATGCAGCGGCGCCTCGCCGAGGCGCGGCTGATCCGCCAGCGGCTGACGACCCCGCCGGAGCAACTGGCCGGGCTGCTGTTCGCGTTCATGCTGTACCAGGTGCACGACCGCGCGGCGACGGTCGCCTTCCAGCGCGAGATCGCCCGGCTGGCCGAACACGATTCGATGGCCGAGGGCGTGCGGCTGCGGGAGGAGTACCTGGCGCTGGTGCGGTCGGTGCTGACCGCCGGCCAGGAGGCGGGTGACTTCCGAGAGGGTGATTTCCGTCTCCGGAGCCTACTGATGTTCGGCTCCGCGCACTGGGCGTGGACGTGGTTCGACCCGAACGGCCCGGACAGCGCTGAACAGGTCGGAGCCTGCTTCGCGGACCTGGTACTCGGCGGTTTGCTCACCCGGCCGGAGCAACTGGCCGCACTGACCTCTTTGGACGGACCGGTGCTCGCGGTGGTCCGGGACTGCCTGGGGTGA